GCGATTCAGCAAAACGTCTTCGACCAGTTCCTTCAGCTCCGGCTTGATTTCCTCGTAAACTTCCAGCATGCCGGCGTTCACGATGGCCATGTCCATGCCGGCGCGAATCGCGTGAAACAGAAACGCGCTGTGCATCGCTTCGCGCACGGGATTGTTGCCCCGGAAACTGAACGACACGTTCGACAAACCGCCGCTGACTTTCGCGTGCGGCAGGTTTTGCTTGATCCAGCGCGTGGCTTCGATGAAGTCCACGGCGTAATTGTTGTGCTCCTCGATGCCGGTGCCAACGGTGAGAATGTTCGGATCGAAAATGATGTCTTCCGGCGGGAAGCCGACTTCGTCCACGATAATGCGATAGGCGCGTTCGCAGATGCGAATTTTGTCGGCCAGCGTCGCCGCCTGGCCTTTTTCGTCAAACGCCATCACCACGACCGCCGCGCCGTATTGCAACACTTTCGCGGCTTGTTCCCGGAATTTTGCCTCGCCCTCCTTGAGCGAAATGGAATTCACAATGCCTTTACCTTGCAGGCATTTTAAACCGGCTTCGATGACTTCCCATTTGGAGGAATCCACCATAAACGGCACTTTGGCGACTTCCGGTTCGCTGGTGAGCAGCAGCAAAAACTTCGTCATCGCGGCGACACCGTCAATCATTCCTTCGTCCATGCAGATGTCGATGATGTTCGCGCCGTTCTCGACCTGCTGCCGCGCGATGGCCACGGCTTCCTCGTATTTATTTTCCTTGATGAGCTTGGCGAATTTCGGCGAGCCGGCGACGTTCGTGCGTTCGCCGATCATGATGAACTGGCCGATTTGTTGCGTGAACGGCTGCGAACCGGACAGGCGCAAGGGCAGGGGGGGGATTGGTGTGTTGGATGATTGAACGTTTCCTTTCCCCTCACCCTGACCCTCTCCCTCGGGGAGCGGGGACAGCCGTTGGTCGCTCTGGCTTGAACGTGAAGTGGTCGAGCTGAATCCGGCGGTGTTTTCGTCCGCAAGCGGGGAACGTTTCTCCCTTTCCCCCGGGGAGAGGGCTGGGGTGAGGGGAAACAGTGTGCGATTGGTCTTTGATTCGACAAATTCGCGCGGATGCTTTCCCGCGAGCGCCTGGGCAATCGCCGCGATGTGTTCCGGCGTGTTGCCGCAACAACCGCCGGCGATGTTCAGCAAACCGCTCCCGGCAAATTCACCGAGAAAACGTCCCATGTCTGCCGGCTGCAAATCAAAGCCGGTTGGCGACAGCGGATTCGGCAAGCCGGCGTTCGGATAACACGAAATCGCGGTGCTGGATTTTTCCGCCAGTTCCGCGAGGAACGGCCGCATCAAATCCGGCCCGAGCGAGCAGTTCAGCCCGATGGAAATGGGTTTTACATGTTTTACCGCGTTCCAGAAGGCCTCGACGGTTTGCGCGGAAATCATCGTTTCGCCTCCGCGCCCGACGGCGGCGGAAATCATGATCGGCAGGATTTTTTTCTCCTGCGCAAACACTTCCTGAATCGCCACCAGCGCCGCCTTGGCGTTGAGCGAATCGAAAATCGTTTCCACCAGCAGCACGTCCGAGCCGCCGGCGATGAGTGCGCGGACTTGGTAGACGTAAGCCGCTTTGACTTGATCGAAGGTGCAGACGCGAAAGCCCGCGTCATCCGCGTCGGGCGAATTGGAGAGGGAAACTGTCAGCGGTCCGATCGCGCCGGCGACAAAGCGCGGACGGCCGGTTTGATTGGCGATGCGATCCGCCCATGCGCGGCATTGCTTGGCGGATTGCTCATTGATTTCCCAGGCGAGCTCGTTGAGAAATTTGTTTTCGATGATGCCCTGATAAAACTCGGGATTCTTGCGGCCGCCGTGTTCGCGCGGGTCGTCCACGAAAAACTCGCTCTGGCCGATGCTCGTGGCGGAAAAGGTGTTCGTCTCGATGATGTCCGCGCCGGCTTCGAGAAAGCGGCGATGGATGTCGCAGATCACGTCCGGCTGCGTCAGCGAATATAAATCGCCGTTGTTCTTCAAATCCTTCTTCGCGTCCTGGAAGCGTTCGCCGCGAATGTCCTTTTCGTCCAAACCATACGTGCGGATGGTCGTGCCCATCGCGCCGTCAATGATGACGATGCGTTCGCGGAGCAGGGTGGCGAGGTCGGAACCGGAGGATTTGGCGTGATTTGACATGCTGACGTTCAAGTTATTGAGACTGCCGGAGACAAGGAAGCGGAAGGGGGCAGCTTTGTCAAATCAACAAATCCGGATATGGAGATATGAATCGGCCGCATGAACCTCGGTTCATGCAGGGGATTGATTCGTCTGTTAAATGCGCGGCGTGGCAGGTGTCCGATTGACTCTCCGCGCTTCATTGTTAGCCTTGCGGCTCACAATTTGCCGGGAGGTCCGGCTCCGAGTGCAGTAACAAACCAAATCGAACTATGGCAAAGACTCCGAAATACGTTTACACGTGGGGCAACAAGAAGGCCGACGGCGACGGTTCCATGAAGCCGCTCCTCGGCGGCAAGGGCGCCAATCTCGCCGAAATGACCCGCATCGGCCTGCCCGTGCCTCCGGGCTTCACGATCACCACCGAGGTTTGCACCTACTACTACGCCCACAAGAAGACGTATCCGAAGGAGCTTCAGAAGCAGATGGAGGCCGGCATCGCGAACATGGAAAAAATCATGGGCACGAAGTTCGGCGCCACCACCGGCATGCCGCTGCTCGTTGCCGTCCGCTCCGGCGCGCGCGACTCGATGCCCGGCATGATGGACACGATTTTGAACCTCGGCTTGAACGACCAGACCGTGCTCGCGTTGGAAAAGGCCACCGGCAATCCGCGTTTCGCATGGGACTGCTACCGCCGCTTCATTCAGATGTATGGCGACGTGGTGCTCGGCGTGCAAAAACGTCCGGACGAGGACCATGAACCCTTTGAAACTGTCATTCACGGCTTCAAGCACGAAAAGTATCACGCCGACATCGAAGACTCGAAACTCACCGCTGAAGATCAGGCCGAACTCGTCAGGCGGTTCAAGGCGCTCGTCAAGGAACGCACCGGCCACGCATTCCCGAACAGCCCGTGGGACCAGCTTCGCGGCGCCGCCGGGGCCGTGTTCGGTTCGTGGATGAATGACCGCGCGATCGTCTATCGCCGCAAATACAA
The nucleotide sequence above comes from Verrucomicrobiia bacterium. Encoded proteins:
- the metH gene encoding methionine synthase, which translates into the protein MSNHAKSSGSDLATLLRERIVIIDGAMGTTIRTYGLDEKDIRGERFQDAKKDLKNNGDLYSLTQPDVICDIHRRFLEAGADIIETNTFSATSIGQSEFFVDDPREHGGRKNPEFYQGIIENKFLNELAWEINEQSAKQCRAWADRIANQTGRPRFVAGAIGPLTVSLSNSPDADDAGFRVCTFDQVKAAYVYQVRALIAGGSDVLLVETIFDSLNAKAALVAIQEVFAQEKKILPIMISAAVGRGGETMISAQTVEAFWNAVKHVKPISIGLNCSLGPDLMRPFLAELAEKSSTAISCYPNAGLPNPLSPTGFDLQPADMGRFLGEFAGSGLLNIAGGCCGNTPEHIAAIAQALAGKHPREFVESKTNRTLFPLTPALSPGEREKRSPLADENTAGFSSTTSRSSQSDQRLSPLPEGEGQGEGKGNVQSSNTPIPPLPLRLSGSQPFTQQIGQFIMIGERTNVAGSPKFAKLIKENKYEEAVAIARQQVENGANIIDICMDEGMIDGVAAMTKFLLLLTSEPEVAKVPFMVDSSKWEVIEAGLKCLQGKGIVNSISLKEGEAKFREQAAKVLQYGAAVVVMAFDEKGQAATLADKIRICERAYRIIVDEVGFPPEDIIFDPNILTVGTGIEEHNNYAVDFIEATRWIKQNLPHAKVSGGLSNVSFSFRGNNPVREAMHSAFLFHAIRAGMDMAIVNAGMLEVYEEIKPELKELVEDVLLNRRPDATERLVTFGEKLKAASAGTEASDKKAEEEWRKGTVEERLAHALVKGIDTYVETDTEEARAKYGKPLAVIEGPLMAGMGVVGDLFGAGKMFLPQVVKSARVMKKSVAYLTPFMEAEKAEMAARGEAVKAQGKVVLATVKGDVHDIGKNIVGVVLACNNYEVIDLGVMVPCEKILETAKKENADIIGLSGLITPSLDEMAHVAKEMERTGCHLPLLIGGATTSKAHTAVKLAPHYRQPVVHVLDASRAVPVTSNLLSAEGRDAFVKQLAEEYEKLRARHGSQQVKLLSLETARANAPKLTHDDLPQPAFLGVKTVDVALADLVPFIDWSPFFHTWELRGVYPKILQHEQHGEQARKLFAEAQQLLEKIIAKKWLSARGVYGFFPANRVGDDVELYTDASRTQVQTTLHFLRQQMEKENASPNWSLADFVAPKPQADHLGGFAVTSGIGLEAIVKRFKAEHDDYNAIMAEALADRLAEAFAEYLHKQVRTEWGFGRQENLTNTDLIDEKYRGIRPAAGYPACPDHTEKATLWKLLDVEQRTGIKLTESFAMWPGSSVSGLYFAHPEAKYFAVGKLGKDQVEDLARRKGKPVAEMERWLGPWLNYQA